The Coffea arabica cultivar ET-39 chromosome 9c, Coffea Arabica ET-39 HiFi, whole genome shotgun sequence nucleotide sequence GACTCCCAAGTGCTTCTAATTCGCCCCCTGATGTCTCTGATCCTAACTCTTCCCTGATAGTGCCCAGAAATCCTAGCATCTCCAACAGGGAATTGCAAGTTCAGGATCTTCCTCTTCATTATGAAATGAAACCAGCACTAGGAAATCATGACTTTCTGAGGTCTAACTTGCTAGGTGATTTTGTGACTGATCATATGCAGATTGGAGCTTCGTCCATCTACCAAATGAAGTTCCCTCCTACTCCCCTGCAGAATCCTTTATCATATAGTACATTTCTGATGAACTCCAGCGGCAGTGATAGTCGCGTATCATGCCAGAAGTTTCCTCCAGTTGTGCCCGATTTCCCTATGTCAATACCCATCAATGTGCCAAGATCATCCCCAAACATGGCCCTGAATAATGCTTTTCATTCTTTCAACCATAACCAGACAATTCCTAATGCCACTGCAGTCCGATGCCAGCACATTACAGAGGGTGATTTGAGGTTCCTCAGGCCTAAAGAGGAGAAGGAGGATAACTTGTATGAAACCTGCCTGGCAACCCCTGATAATTCAAATGTGACATCTTCAACAGAATTTTGCCGGTCCAATGGAAATTTTCCATCTTAATCGACTTCCCCAGAGTCTTGATATATGTACATTGGTGGTGAGCCATCTGCTCTCCTTATTTAGTGTGAAATCACCTATTTGATTTCAGTTTATTGCACTAAATGATAACTTTGTACCACATGAGGACAGCATTCCCCAGATGCCAGTAATTCAATTTAAGTGAAGTGCTTCTGTAGCTAGCAGATAGGAGTTCAAGATAGATGCTAATCTTGTAGGCTCTAATCAAGGTGTCGTTGCCAGTTATGTAATTACCAGTTAGATCAATCTTTTCAGTTTTGGTTTCTAATTTTCTGCCTTCTAATCTTGTTGCAGAATTGGCCTCCCACATCTTCAAACACTCCCAATCTTTACCTCCAAAAGTGGgatgaaatggaaggaaaaCTTAAACACACTTGCAACCAAAGATAACATATCACTTTTCTACTTTAAGCATggttcaaaaagagaagaagatggACAtaaatgttcttttttttttttttttggcccttttctaccctttcctttctttctttttttcccctttccaaaactcccaaactagcCACTAGGGATTCGGGGCGAGACAATGGTCAAGCACAATTGATCTAGACGATTTACACCATATTAGTAAGTTGTACAtcatcaaataaaaattttaagccttttttttttttttttttttttttgcaaatttgtGTACAATTTGAATAAACCGACATACATGTGGATCCACGTAGATTCAGATCAAGAAATCTAGACCACACATTTTCCAATTTGTCTTGACGGGCCAAATCATGACCACAAGTTTCCAAATTTGGGTATGATGCTAAGAACTTAATTAATTTTCGTCACATTTCTAAAAATTTAGCCGACGAAGGCCGTTTGCTTGTGATTTCCTATTTGGGTCATCCCTCCGAAAAATCAATATCTTTTTTAGCTTTTTGGTATGTAACTCTTTATGGAAACAATTTCTGAATAGGCAAGCAAagaaattttccttcaattttgtaATTGACTCGATTCTGttcccattaatgaaaattCTTACCATAATTTTGGGTTCCATAGAAAGATAccaaaatctctctctctctctctctctcgcacaAATACACACGCCTATATAAGTATCAATCATGACTAACCAAAAGCCAACATCCATACGaggaacaaagaaagaaaggagtTAAGGTAATCAAGACTTCTCCCTTTATACATTCCTGTCTATTCATAAGAAACTAGTCATTATTCGCCctggttttcttcttcttgcatAAGTTCTTAGATTCTGAGTTCCACAAATTCTTAGATTCTGTGTTGCGCTGGTACATTGGTGCCCACAACAACGTGTAGAAAAGTTTCTGCAGGTTAATATGGCCAGTCAACTGCTGTCTTCTGTTAATGCATCCTGTACTAATTATGCAAGTGGGATTTTGTTTCTCAAGATTAATTTTTGTTTCTAGACTAAAAAACTTCTTTCTTATTGTCTTTGTGCCTGTTTAATTGTGTATTTATACTATGACTAGTTCTCTTGAGTGGAAAGCAATAAAAAAAGCAACTAAAGTTTCCAATAATTTGTAGCAGTTGTTATTCATCAATCTTGCACTGATGTCTTCTTCTCTTAATCTTATGTTATAGTAGGAGGAAGGGTGTTAATGTTTTCTAAGGTTCTTAAATCGTTATAGTCTCTACACTTTCCTAATATCATgatcctcctcctcttcctttCTGCCTTGCCTAGACGCCATATTCCCTTTCCCAGTTTCTGGAGGCTGAAAAAATTGTAAATCCTTAAATATAACTAGTGACTCTTGAATTTTGATGCCTTGCTTTACACAGGCTCTATCAATTATAATCTCTGCAGATTTCTCTATCTTCGTTCTACTGTGGAGCCTATATATCGTCTTCTTTTAAATGTTCAATCTGAGTACTTCCAAAATCCCAATTCAGGAATCTTACCAATAAAGAGTTTCCAACTTGAGAATTCTCACTGAGAAAAGAAAGCCCAGAGCAAATTAGGAACAAATGCCAGCCTGGGTGCTTTTCTGGCACATTCAAGTATGCATAAACTATAAAGATTAACTTCTGCTAATGAATGATTCCAGGGATGGGACGAGCAAAGGCACGGATGGAGATGATAACTAACAAGAAAGCACGTCGAGTAGCGTTTGAGAAGAGGAGAAAAGGTTTGGAGAAGAAAGCTCGTGAATTATCAACTCTCTGTGGTGTTAGGATTTGCTTGATCGTTTTTGGCCCCGTAGACGATGACCAGACAATTGAACCAAGAGTGTGGCCTCAAAATCCTCAGGAGATTGATAGCCTCGTTGACTCCTTTAAGAAAGCAAATCTTGATGATTGCAGGGGCAGAACCactgatttttctttcttttaccaGAACAGAAAGAGGAGTGCTGAAGAAGAACTTGCCAGATTGAGAAAAAAGAATCTTGAAACCAAGCACCCCACCTGGGACGAAAAATATGACTTTTTATCTTTGGAAGAATTGGGACAATTTGATGACCTATTGAAGGAAAAGGTTGATATTATGAAGGCTAGAGTTGATTTCATGAAGGGCACTCAAACTTATTTTGCTGGAACAAGTGGCAACCTGCAGTACTTGTACAGAAGCAGAGACAGCAGCACACGATTCGAAATCCCTCAGCCACAGCCCTTGTCTTCCTTTGATCAAAATAGGCATAGCTTAGATTCAGCCTTTCAAGATTCATACAATTATAACTCAATGGCGAATCCACAGATGATGATGTGGATGAATAATGGCGCCTCCAGCAGCATTAATGCTCCTCTGATAAGCTACGATAACTGTGATCATAGGAGCCTTGTTCAGTTTAATATGGATCCTACAGCAGCAGCAACAGCAGAACGTATTACTTCAAGTTTAGGCAATAATGCTGTTGGGAATCAATTTTGCTATTACGTTCCCAAAATGCAGCCGATGCCGCTCTACCTGCAATATTCCTTGCAACAATCCAGAGCTCCCACACAGATGTATGCTTCTCAAAGGGATGAAAATTATGGGTTCAGTGATTTTGAGCTCATGAATCCAAAATAGAGAAGATCTGCCATGATAGTTTTCAGCTGTTAGTTTTATGGTCTAGTATTAGTAGATTTTGGTTTTCGGTTGATTTATTTGAATCatccaaaattcaattttttgtgCTTTGACTTCTTGAGATGTTATAATCTAATATACTTTTGGTTAGTGGCTGTTTTGTGCATATTTTCTGATGGTGAGAATTTTGTCATCATAGTCAACTACTGCAAGCCACTGAAAACGGCATGTCTCACCCTAGAATGTGTAACCTGTCCTTCTCCAAATTTGCTTTCACTTGAAAAAATGATTGCCTCAAAATACCTAATC carries:
- the LOC113708763 gene encoding uncharacterized protein; translated protein: MGRAKARMEMITNKKARRVAFEKRRKGLEKKARELSTLCGVRICLIVFGPVDDDQTIEPRVWPQNPQEIDSLVDSFKKANLDDCRGRTTDFSFFYQNRKRSAEEELARLRKKNLETKHPTWDEKYDFLSLEELGQFDDLLKEKVDIMKARVDFMKGTQTYFAGTSGNLQYLYRSRDSSTRFEIPQPQPLSSFDQNRHSLDSAFQDSYNYNSMANPQMMMWMNNGASSSINAPLISYDNCDHRSLVQFNMDPTAAATAERITSSLGNNAVGNQFCYYVPKMQPMPLYLQYSLQQSRAPTQMYASQRDENYGFSDFELMNPK